The following are from one region of the Odontesthes bonariensis isolate fOdoBon6 chromosome 16, fOdoBon6.hap1, whole genome shotgun sequence genome:
- the LOC142401893 gene encoding odorant receptor 131-2-like: MSFINQTQTNTTAEFQRQGLLFIVLLTTITTLLCCVFLFVNGTMLFTLKSKPVFRETSRFILLHTLLFADTVQLADSQTLFLMSALGVKVLYPVCAALTVLYILPYGVSFLTLVLMCLERYVAVCYPLRHAAIITTRNTGVAICVLWTFSSLSCLIQLTLMLNVSLEEMKRMQMKDYCGKESVFLNPRSNLYDKASTYFLFALAGVTVTFSYFGIIVAARSASTDKASAKKALKTLLMHLLQLGLSMSSTVHSTLIIVVSTNLDRVIAVNIQVLLYVCLNVIPKCLSSLIYGLRDQTIRPVLMLNLSCRCRSLSVISVVQTSAKI, encoded by the coding sequence ATGTCTTTCATTAATCAAACTCAGACCAACACCACCGCTGAGTTCCAGCGTCAGGGATTACTATTCATTGTGTTACTTACCACTATAACAACACTACTATGCtgtgtgtttctctttgttaatgGGACCATGTTGTTCACTTTGAAGAGTAAACCGGTGTTTCGGGAGACCTCTCGTTTTATTCTTCTGCATACCCTTCTTTTTGCAGACACTGTGCAGTTGGCAGACAGTCAGACATTGTTTTTAATGTCAGCTTTGGGAGTAAAAGTGCTGTATCCAGTGTGTGCTGCTCTAACAGTACTTTATATTCTTCCATATGGTGTCTCTTTTCTCACACTGGTGTTGATGTGTCTGGAGAGATATGTAGCTGTGTGCTATCCACTACGGCACGCTGCCATCATCACCACTAGAAACACAGGTGTAGCTATTTGTGTGCTTTGGACCTTTAGTTCACTAAGTTGTCTTATTCAACTAACCCTGATGTTAAATGTTAGCTTGGAAGAAATGAAGCGTATGCAAATGAAAGACTATTGTGGCAAAGAAAGTGTGTTTCTTAATCCAAGATCTAATCTTTATGACAAGGCATCCACTTATTTTCTGTTTGCATTAGCAGGTGTCACCGTCACTTTCTCCTATTTTGGTATCATTGTAGCAGCCAGGTCGGCTTCCACAGACAAAGCTTCAGCCAAGAAGGCCCTTAAAACACTGCTGATGCATCTGTTGCAGCTGGGCCTCAGTATGTCCTCCACTGTACACAGCACACTGATCATAGTTGTATCCACAAATCTAGACAGGGTCATAGCTGTGAACATCCAGGTCcttctttatgtttgtctcAATGTCATTCCCAAATGTTTGAGTTCCCTCATCTATGGTCTCAGAGACCAGACTATCAGACCTGTCCTCATGCTCAATCTCAGTTGTCGGTGCAGAAGCTTATCTGTGATCTCTGTGGTCCAAACGAGTGCTAAAATCTGA